A part of Methanohalobium evestigatum Z-7303 genomic DNA contains:
- a CDS encoding slipin family protein, producing MVDYTILIPAIIVVLIILSQAIKIVKEYERVVVFRLGRFLGEKGPGLFIIIPIVDTVVKVDLRVVTIDVPKQAVITLDNVTIDVDAVVYYRVTSPGDAVTAVENYKYATAMLSQTTLRDILGQVEFDDVLSKRDEINQKIQNVLDSLTDPWGIKVTNVTIRDVVLPESMYRAIARQAEAEREKRARTILADGEFKAAQKNRDAGELYQEMPAGLKLRELQTYAEISREKNMIVVTDTTNVDTGKIAALSNAVVKGSSGQKEQYKSSTPRREETQPKSETRIDELVESSKQESGEMGEK from the coding sequence TTGGTTGATTATACCATATTAATTCCTGCAATAATAGTTGTGCTTATAATATTGTCACAAGCTATCAAAATTGTCAAAGAATATGAACGTGTTGTTGTTTTCAGGTTAGGAAGATTTCTCGGGGAAAAAGGACCCGGACTGTTTATTATAATACCTATTGTTGATACTGTCGTTAAAGTAGACCTACGTGTAGTCACTATTGATGTACCTAAACAGGCAGTTATCACACTGGACAATGTCACCATAGATGTGGATGCTGTAGTTTATTACAGGGTCACAAGTCCCGGGGACGCCGTGACTGCTGTGGAGAATTATAAATATGCTACAGCAATGCTTTCCCAGACCACATTGAGAGATATACTGGGGCAAGTTGAATTCGATGATGTACTTTCAAAACGAGATGAAATTAATCAGAAAATACAGAATGTATTGGATTCATTGACCGACCCGTGGGGTATCAAAGTTACAAATGTTACCATAAGAGATGTTGTATTGCCTGAATCCATGTATCGCGCCATAGCAAGACAAGCAGAAGCAGAACGTGAGAAACGTGCCCGTACTATCCTTGCCGATGGTGAATTTAAAGCCGCTCAGAAAAATAGAGACGCTGGTGAGTTATACCAAGAAATGCCTGCTGGTCTTAAATTACGTGAACTGCAAACATATGCTGAAATATCACGTGAAAAGAACATGATTGTAGTGACTGATACTACAAATGTTGATACCGGCAAGATTGCTGCGCTTTCAAACGCAGTTGTAAAAGGAAGCAGTGGTCAAAAAGAGCAATATAAATCATCCACTCCAAGAAGGGAGGAAACACAGCCAAAATCAGAGACAAGGATTGATGAACTGGTTGAATCCTCTAAACAAGAGTCAGGAGAAATGGGCGAAAAATAA
- a CDS encoding DHH family phosphoesterase, producing MSEECIECEGRGYQIISVEKCPECKGTGKTKSVDLMKLTEQDVDDFLSDGSYCPKCEGSGQIETTKYCETCKGRGIFYKCKVCGTSIDEPVDDEEICRVCAKSQVVYALDNSCDLDEVEVGQLYHGIVDGIAAFGVFVNLNAHIRGLIHIKNLKEELDIGDPVIVYVKEIKSNGNVDLVPKNIKEFHTVELEKELPIKLSSQIPDFIGRVVRIEGEVIQVKQTAGPTIFTISDEAGLITGAAFEKAGERAYPHIDSNMVVTATGEITSRGDEVQLEIKSMKRLSGEKESAVWERIEKAIDERAEPYESEFLIESEILDKLKPGMKKVAKEIRKAVIKSKPIVIRHHADADGMTSAVALERAVLPLISEVSGSDAEYYLYRRSPSKAPFYELADVTKDLSFALEDMERHGQKFPLILLVDNGSTDEDTPAMRQARVYGIDMIVVDHHNPDEVVDQYLQSHINPAHAGGDFGITTGMLCTEIASMINPDVKDEIYHLPAISAVGDRSEREEATKYINIVSDKYSLDQLKDIALALDFEAFWLKFSSGKGIVNDILNFGDPMVHKNLVSILCEQANDLISSQMETCLPHVKSTTLPNGAIMNALDVENYAHKFSFPPPGKTAGEVHDRMCQEYENKPVITIGYGPDFTVIRSKNVKMNIPQIVRELHNEVKGGGVNGGGHLVVGSIKFVEGMRKEVLEKLAEKLGQAEIEEGLG from the coding sequence ATGAGTGAAGAATGTATTGAATGTGAAGGCAGAGGTTATCAAATAATATCAGTAGAAAAATGCCCCGAATGTAAGGGCACGGGGAAAACCAAATCAGTAGATCTTATGAAATTAACAGAACAAGATGTTGATGATTTTCTTTCTGATGGTTCTTATTGCCCAAAATGTGAAGGTAGCGGTCAAATAGAAACAACAAAGTATTGTGAGACCTGTAAAGGTCGCGGTATTTTTTATAAGTGCAAGGTATGCGGAACATCTATCGATGAGCCTGTAGATGATGAGGAGATTTGTCGGGTATGTGCCAAATCACAGGTTGTTTATGCTCTTGACAATTCCTGTGACTTGGATGAAGTAGAGGTAGGACAGCTCTATCACGGAATCGTTGACGGTATAGCGGCGTTTGGTGTTTTTGTAAACTTAAACGCCCATATCAGAGGTCTGATTCATATAAAGAATCTAAAAGAAGAACTTGATATCGGAGACCCTGTAATAGTTTATGTAAAGGAGATAAAATCCAATGGCAATGTCGACCTTGTACCAAAAAACATCAAAGAATTCCATACTGTAGAACTTGAAAAAGAATTGCCTATTAAACTATCATCTCAAATACCAGATTTTATAGGAAGAGTCGTAAGAATTGAAGGGGAAGTTATACAGGTAAAACAAACAGCAGGTCCGACGATTTTTACTATATCTGATGAAGCTGGATTGATTACAGGTGCTGCATTTGAGAAGGCAGGAGAACGTGCTTATCCACACATAGATTCCAACATGGTAGTGACTGCTACAGGAGAAATCACATCCCGGGGTGACGAGGTTCAGCTTGAAATCAAGAGCATGAAAAGGCTTTCGGGAGAAAAAGAATCTGCAGTATGGGAGCGTATTGAAAAGGCTATCGATGAAAGAGCCGAACCCTATGAATCAGAATTCTTGATTGAAAGTGAAATACTGGATAAATTGAAACCTGGTATGAAAAAGGTTGCCAAGGAAATCAGGAAAGCTGTTATCAAGTCAAAACCGATTGTTATCAGGCATCATGCTGATGCAGACGGTATGACATCAGCGGTTGCACTTGAAAGGGCAGTGCTTCCACTAATAAGTGAAGTCAGTGGTTCTGATGCAGAATATTATCTGTACCGGCGTTCTCCTTCCAAAGCACCGTTTTATGAACTTGCTGACGTAACAAAAGACTTATCGTTTGCACTTGAGGATATGGAACGCCACGGTCAAAAGTTCCCGCTAATTCTTCTGGTAGATAATGGTTCAACCGATGAAGATACACCTGCTATGAGACAGGCGAGAGTGTATGGCATTGACATGATAGTTGTTGACCATCACAACCCTGATGAAGTAGTTGACCAGTATCTTCAATCTCATATAAATCCCGCTCATGCAGGTGGTGACTTTGGTATTACCACAGGAATGTTGTGTACAGAAATAGCGAGTATGATAAACCCTGATGTTAAAGATGAAATATATCATCTTCCTGCGATCTCAGCAGTAGGAGACCGTTCAGAAAGGGAAGAAGCTACTAAATACATAAATATTGTTTCGGACAAATATTCACTTGATCAATTGAAAGATATCGCTTTGGCTCTTGATTTTGAAGCTTTCTGGCTGAAGTTTAGTAGTGGTAAAGGTATAGTGAACGATATTTTGAATTTTGGCGACCCAATGGTACATAAAAACCTTGTATCCATACTTTGTGAACAGGCAAATGATTTGATATCATCCCAGATGGAGACATGTCTGCCACATGTAAAATCTACAACGCTTCCCAATGGAGCAATAATGAACGCACTGGATGTAGAGAATTATGCCCATAAATTCAGTTTTCCACCACCTGGTAAAACAGCAGGTGAGGTACATGACAGGATGTGTCAGGAATATGAAAATAAACCAGTGATAACAATAGGTTATGGACCGGACTTTACGGTAATTCGCTCTAAAAATGTTAAGATGAACATCCCCCAGATAGTAAGGGAACTTCATAACGAGGTTAAAGGTGGGGGTGTCAATGGTGGAGGACACCTTGTTGTTGGTAGCATAAAATTTGTAGAGGGAATGCGTAAAGAAGTGCTTGAAAAACTGGCTGAAAAATTAGGTCAGGCAGAAATAGAGGAAGGTCTGGGATAA
- a CDS encoding orotate phosphoribosyltransferase-like protein, with amino-acid sequence MKNIDDMIEKAEELQSKGLVTGQIADELNVSRETITWLLTRAKKDSKSPAPKDISVDWSMVGKNSCRLRYISNALADMTMESACETDSEIDTIVGIGLSGVPLASHIADDLDKELAIFHGTTKQNEDKRVPGTVSRNFGEVTGKNCVVVDDVITSGATITEVINQLRDFGANPVVVTVIIDKKGSEKISDVPVKSMVRIVRVD; translated from the coding sequence ATGAAGAACATAGATGACATGATAGAAAAAGCAGAAGAATTACAATCCAAGGGGCTTGTGACAGGACAGATTGCAGACGAATTGAATGTATCACGTGAAACTATTACCTGGCTACTTACAAGAGCAAAGAAAGATTCAAAAAGTCCCGCTCCAAAAGACATTTCCGTTGACTGGAGTATGGTTGGAAAAAACTCCTGCAGACTCAGATACATATCGAATGCACTGGCTGACATGACAATGGAATCTGCATGTGAAACAGATTCAGAAATTGATACAATAGTTGGTATCGGTCTTAGCGGAGTCCCTCTTGCAAGTCATATTGCAGATGATTTGGACAAAGAACTTGCAATATTCCACGGCACAACCAAACAGAACGAAGATAAAAGAGTACCAGGAACCGTTAGCAGAAATTTTGGAGAGGTTACAGGCAAAAATTGTGTTGTCGTCGATGATGTTATAACATCAGGAGCTACAATTACTGAAGTTATTAATCAACTAAGAGATTTTGGCGCAAACCCTGTTGTTGTTACTGTTATTATCGATAAAAAAGGGTCAGAGAAAATATCTGATGTGCCTGTTAAATCAATGGTACGTATTGTCCGTGTAGATTAA
- a CDS encoding NOB1 family endonuclease, with product MKYYIADSAVFIMDGFKNINYSSFITVASVTEELKSDEAVMRYDIARENGIIVEVPEPDKRNSVIETARYTRDLNELSKADIDILAKALEYRDKENITLLTDDYAVQNVAELLKINIEPVAQKKIKDKLVWEKECIGCKKRFECGDTCPICGSKLKRKSKRKV from the coding sequence ATGAAATATTACATTGCAGATTCTGCTGTATTTATCATGGACGGTTTTAAAAATATCAACTATTCATCCTTTATAACAGTTGCCTCGGTTACAGAGGAATTAAAAAGCGATGAAGCTGTTATGAGGTATGACATCGCCAGAGAAAACGGTATAATTGTCGAAGTACCAGAACCTGATAAAAGAAATAGTGTTATTGAAACCGCCCGATACACCAGAGACCTTAATGAGCTGTCAAAGGCTGATATAGATATACTGGCAAAAGCACTGGAATACAGAGATAAAGAAAACATAACACTTCTTACCGATGATTATGCAGTACAAAATGTTGCAGAACTATTAAAGATTAATATAGAGCCTGTTGCTCAAAAAAAGATTAAAGACAAACTTGTATGGGAAAAAGAATGTATAGGATGTAAAAAACGGTTTGAATGTGGTGATACATGTCCCATCTGCGGTTCAAAACTTAAAAGGAAAAGTAAAAGAAAAGTATAA
- a CDS encoding carotenoid oxygenase family protein — MDDSEPLDNTSFPSLDEQDTPSPLGLATSVDGEYSYEAEIEGTIPNDLKGTLYLNGPGLFDRGNLRKRYIFDGDGMIQSFHFHEGGVYYQNKFVRTDKFVDEQEKGKLLYASWTTLAPGGPISNIFGRKLESQAGVTVIERNGKLYAFDDGSYIYELDPDTLETKGKTQLGLNKSKIPVNFMAHSKIDGQTEEWILVSGLKDKLNITTVDKNDNLVKFQKVKIPKNSYIHDFFVSDNHIILNFQPAEPYVFKFMSGLSSFLESLYWRPKQGNILLVLNRNEEGEVEPYQFSVESSWMWHTLNAYEEGNKIVADFVGYRYPEQIFGDDPTFYAIMEGREKKSDYPGEIRRYIIDLDKETVQQQVLDGANYEYPVVNQYHSCRKHKYGYFVRAHKPEDVFWSSVVRMDMDTGLPEFYDFGKGYYCTEPVFVPKPGYNYSSDINDEPGWILTEVYDSYLKKSFLAILQADNLESGPVAKVHLKHHVPLSFHGFWKSSQ, encoded by the coding sequence ATGGACGATAGTGAACCACTGGATAATACATCATTTCCATCACTTGATGAACAGGATACTCCATCACCACTGGGACTGGCGACTTCTGTTGACGGGGAATATTCCTATGAAGCAGAAATTGAAGGTACAATACCTAATGATTTGAAAGGTACCCTGTATCTCAATGGTCCCGGATTGTTTGACCGTGGGAATTTACGTAAACGATATATATTTGATGGAGACGGAATGATACAGTCATTCCATTTCCATGAAGGAGGAGTATATTATCAAAACAAATTTGTAAGAACTGATAAGTTTGTTGATGAACAAGAAAAAGGTAAACTTTTATACGCTTCATGGACAACGCTGGCACCGGGTGGACCAATATCGAATATATTCGGCAGAAAACTTGAAAGTCAGGCAGGGGTAACAGTAATTGAAAGAAATGGAAAACTCTATGCCTTTGATGATGGTTCTTACATCTATGAATTGGACCCTGATACACTGGAGACAAAAGGTAAAACTCAGCTGGGATTAAACAAAAGTAAAATTCCTGTAAATTTCATGGCTCACTCAAAGATTGACGGTCAGACAGAAGAATGGATTCTTGTAAGTGGTCTAAAAGATAAACTAAATATAACCACAGTGGACAAGAATGATAACCTTGTAAAATTCCAGAAAGTCAAAATTCCTAAAAACTCCTATATACATGATTTCTTTGTTTCTGATAATCATATCATTTTAAATTTCCAGCCTGCAGAACCCTATGTCTTTAAGTTCATGAGCGGTTTATCAAGTTTTTTGGAATCACTTTACTGGAGACCCAAACAGGGTAATATTTTGTTAGTATTAAATCGTAATGAGGAAGGCGAGGTAGAACCTTATCAGTTTTCGGTTGAATCTTCATGGATGTGGCATACATTAAATGCTTATGAGGAAGGAAACAAGATTGTAGCTGATTTTGTCGGTTATAGGTATCCTGAACAGATATTTGGTGATGACCCCACATTTTATGCCATAATGGAGGGAAGAGAAAAGAAAAGTGATTATCCGGGTGAAATAAGAAGATATATAATAGATCTTGATAAGGAAACTGTACAACAGCAAGTACTGGATGGAGCAAATTATGAATATCCAGTGGTGAACCAGTATCATTCTTGTCGCAAACACAAATATGGATATTTTGTCAGGGCTCATAAACCAGAGGATGTTTTCTGGTCTTCGGTTGTAAGAATGGATATGGATACAGGTCTTCCAGAATTCTATGATTTTGGAAAAGGGTATTATTGTACTGAACCGGTTTTTGTACCAAAACCAGGATATAATTATTCATCAGATATAAACGATGAACCTGGGTGGATATTAACTGAGGTATATGACAGTTATTTAAAAAAGAGTTTTCTGGCAATACTACAGGCTGATAACCTTGAAAGTGGTCCTGTGGCAAAAGTACACCTAAAGCATCATGTTCCATTAAGTTTCCATGGGTTCTGGAAATCTTCCCAGTAA
- a CDS encoding NAD+ synthase: MDYDRARSIIVNFIRSKVKEADSTGVVIGLSGGIDSAVTANLAVEALGSENVLGIHLPEEGVTSTKDSKDSEIIANSLGINFKNIDISRILNCFISEIPDESGEKPPVVGNLKSRIRMCLLYYYANSFYKMVVGTGNKSEIMLGYFTKYGDGGVDLEPIGDLYKTEVFELAKLLSIPEHIINKKPSAGLWSGQTDENELGLPYEIIDRILNLVFHGEKPENLQEIFDLTPDQIDLLLSRMKSNIHKRKVPPIAIVDAARHYME; this comes from the coding sequence ATGGATTACGACAGAGCCAGAAGTATAATTGTCAATTTTATCCGTTCAAAAGTAAAAGAAGCGGATTCAACAGGTGTTGTAATAGGGCTTAGTGGTGGTATAGATTCGGCTGTAACAGCTAATCTTGCAGTAGAAGCACTTGGAAGTGAAAATGTGCTTGGTATCCATCTGCCGGAAGAAGGTGTAACATCAACAAAGGATTCCAAAGATTCAGAAATTATTGCAAATAGCCTTGGCATCAACTTCAAAAATATAGATATTTCCAGGATTTTAAATTGCTTCATTTCAGAAATTCCAGATGAATCGGGTGAAAAACCACCTGTTGTAGGTAATTTAAAATCCCGGATAAGGATGTGTCTTTTATACTACTACGCAAATTCATTCTATAAAATGGTCGTGGGTACAGGTAACAAGAGCGAAATAATGCTTGGATACTTTACAAAATATGGCGATGGTGGAGTGGATTTAGAACCAATAGGTGACCTTTACAAAACAGAAGTGTTTGAACTTGCGAAACTTCTCTCGATTCCTGAACACATTATCAATAAAAAACCATCTGCAGGTTTATGGTCAGGACAGACTGATGAAAATGAACTTGGTCTGCCCTATGAGATTATAGACAGAATCCTTAATTTGGTGTTTCATGGTGAAAAACCTGAAAATCTGCAGGAAATATTTGATTTAACACCGGATCAAATAGATTTATTGTTGTCCCGTATGAAATCAAATATTCACAAGCGCAAAGTACCTCCCATTGCAATAGTTGATGCTGCCCGCCATTATATGGAATAA